In Firmicutes bacterium ASF500, a single genomic region encodes these proteins:
- the ntpA gene encoding V-type sodium ATPase catalytic subunit A, with amino-acid sequence MGKIVKVSGPLVVATGMEEANMADVVRVGEQRLIGEILTMTGGSASIQVYEETSGLGPGADVVTTGAPLSVELGPGLIENIYDGIQRPLEEIMKKVKGNNLPRGVEVPALDREKKWQFTATVKAGDKVVGGDIIGTVQETPSILHKIMIPPKMSGTIDSIQSGSYTVLDKIGSLTDEKGGKHDLTMMQKWPVRVGRPYKHKYPPVIPLQSGQRIVDTFFPVAKGGTAAIPGPFGSGKTVMQHALAKWSDVDLVVYIGCGERGNEMTDVLREFPELVDPRTGESLMKRTVLIANTSDMPVAAREASIYTGITIAEYFRDMGYAVAVIADSTSRWAEALREMSGRLEEMPGEEGYPAYLSSRLAQFYERAGSVSCLGSDEDRRGSLTAVGAVSPPGGDLSEPVSQATMRIVKVFWALDASLAYRRHFPAINWLTSHTLYLDSLRPWYDENLGKSFLENREWAMSTLQEEANLNEIVQLVGKDSLSAKDQITLEIAKMLREDFLQQNSFVDIDSYSEYDRQARMLAMIRQYEDLCRDASAKGGSLNDLFAVPVREKIGRAKSVRADEYQDAYTAISKEMEQEIAAIAEKGEDTL; translated from the coding sequence ATGGGAAAAATCGTTAAGGTCTCTGGCCCGCTGGTGGTAGCCACCGGCATGGAGGAGGCCAATATGGCCGACGTGGTCCGTGTGGGCGAGCAGCGCCTGATCGGTGAGATCCTCACCATGACCGGCGGCTCGGCCTCCATCCAGGTCTATGAGGAGACCTCCGGCCTGGGCCCCGGCGCCGACGTGGTCACCACCGGCGCTCCCCTGTCGGTGGAGCTGGGCCCCGGCCTGATCGAGAACATCTACGACGGCATCCAGCGCCCGCTGGAGGAGATCATGAAGAAGGTCAAGGGCAACAACCTGCCCCGCGGCGTGGAGGTGCCCGCCCTGGACCGGGAGAAGAAGTGGCAGTTCACCGCCACCGTCAAGGCTGGCGACAAGGTGGTGGGCGGCGACATCATCGGCACTGTCCAGGAGACCCCCTCCATCCTCCACAAGATCATGATCCCCCCCAAGATGAGCGGCACCATCGACTCCATCCAGTCCGGCTCCTATACCGTTCTGGACAAGATCGGCTCCCTCACCGACGAGAAGGGCGGGAAGCACGACCTGACCATGATGCAGAAGTGGCCCGTCCGTGTGGGCCGGCCCTACAAGCACAAGTACCCCCCCGTGATTCCCCTCCAGTCCGGCCAGCGGATTGTGGACACCTTCTTCCCCGTGGCGAAGGGCGGCACCGCCGCCATCCCCGGCCCCTTCGGCTCGGGCAAGACCGTCATGCAGCACGCCCTTGCCAAGTGGTCCGACGTGGACCTGGTGGTCTACATCGGCTGCGGCGAGCGGGGCAACGAGATGACCGACGTGCTTCGGGAGTTCCCCGAGCTGGTGGACCCCCGCACCGGCGAGTCCCTGATGAAGCGGACCGTCCTCATCGCCAACACCTCCGATATGCCCGTGGCCGCCCGTGAGGCGTCCATCTACACCGGCATCACCATCGCCGAGTACTTCCGGGACATGGGCTACGCTGTGGCCGTCATCGCCGACTCCACCTCCCGCTGGGCCGAGGCTCTGCGCGAGATGTCCGGCCGTCTGGAGGAGATGCCCGGCGAGGAGGGTTACCCCGCATATCTGTCCTCCCGTCTGGCCCAGTTCTACGAGCGGGCCGGCTCCGTCTCCTGCCTGGGGTCCGACGAGGACCGCCGGGGCTCTCTGACCGCCGTGGGCGCGGTCTCCCCTCCGGGCGGCGACCTGTCCGAGCCCGTCTCCCAGGCCACCATGCGTATTGTGAAAGTGTTCTGGGCCCTGGACGCCTCCCTGGCCTACCGCCGCCACTTCCCCGCCATCAACTGGCTCACCTCCCATACCCTGTATCTGGACTCCCTGCGCCCCTGGTATGACGAGAACCTGGGCAAGTCCTTCCTGGAGAACCGGGAGTGGGCCATGTCCACCCTCCAGGAGGAGGCCAACCTGAACGAAATTGTCCAGCTGGTGGGTAAGGACTCCCTGTCCGCCAAGGACCAGATCACCCTGGAGATCGCCAAGATGCTCCGGGAGGACTTCCTCCAACAGAACTCCTTCGTGGACATCGACTCCTACTCCGAATACGACCGTCAGGCCCGGATGCTGGCTATGATCCGCCAGTATGAGGACCTGTGCCGGGACGCCTCCGCCAAGGGCGGCAGTCTCAACGACCTGTTCGCCGTCCCCGTGCGGGAGAAGATCGGCCGGGCCAAGTCGGTGCGGGCAGACGAGTATCAGGATGCCTACACCGCCATCTCCAAGGAGATGGAGCAGGAGATCGCGGCCATCGCTGAGAAGGGAGAGGATACGCTGTGA
- the ntpB gene encoding V-type sodium ATPase subunit B, with amino-acid sequence MIREYKTIEEISGPLMVVKRVQGVTYDELAEVELTDGTVRRCKVLEVNGDSAVVQLFEASAGINLAESKIRFLGHPLQLAVSGDMLGRVFNGMGQPIDGGPAILADEYRDINGLAMNPAARDYPNEFIQTGISTIDGLNTLVRGQKLPIFSGSGLPHSALAAQIARQAKVLDGDSNFAVVFAAIGITFEESEFFVQEFRRTGAIDRTVLFTNLANDPAVERIATPRMALTAAEYLAFEKGMHVLVILTDITNYAEALREVSAAKKEVPGRRGYPGYLYTDLATLYERAGRQVGKDGSITMIPILTMPEDDKTHPIPDLTGYITEGQIILSRELFRKGVNPPVDVLPSLSRLKDKGTGEGKTREDHAGTMNQLFAAYATGKENKELMSILGEAALSPTDLLYAKFADEFERRYVSQGSDENRSIFETLDLGWDLLSILPTGELKRIRPEFIAKYMPKKEQGGV; translated from the coding sequence GTGATTCGGGAATATAAGACGATTGAAGAAATCTCCGGCCCTCTGATGGTTGTCAAACGGGTCCAGGGCGTCACCTATGACGAGCTGGCCGAGGTGGAGCTCACCGACGGCACCGTCCGCCGCTGTAAGGTGCTGGAGGTCAACGGCGACTCCGCCGTGGTCCAGCTGTTTGAGGCCTCCGCCGGCATCAACCTGGCCGAGTCCAAGATCCGCTTCCTGGGCCACCCCCTTCAGCTGGCCGTCTCCGGAGATATGCTGGGCCGGGTGTTCAACGGCATGGGCCAGCCCATCGACGGCGGCCCCGCCATCCTGGCCGACGAGTACCGGGACATCAACGGTCTGGCTATGAACCCCGCCGCCCGGGACTACCCCAACGAGTTCATTCAGACGGGCATCTCCACCATCGACGGACTGAACACCCTGGTCCGTGGACAGAAGCTGCCCATCTTCTCCGGCTCCGGCCTGCCCCACTCCGCCCTGGCCGCTCAGATCGCCCGTCAGGCCAAGGTGCTGGACGGCGACTCCAACTTCGCCGTGGTGTTCGCCGCCATCGGCATCACCTTCGAGGAGTCTGAGTTCTTCGTCCAGGAGTTCCGCCGCACCGGCGCCATCGACCGAACCGTGCTGTTCACCAACCTGGCTAACGACCCCGCCGTTGAGCGTATCGCCACCCCCCGTATGGCCCTCACGGCCGCTGAGTATCTGGCCTTTGAGAAGGGGATGCACGTTCTGGTCATCCTCACCGACATCACCAACTATGCCGAGGCTCTGCGCGAGGTGTCCGCCGCCAAGAAGGAGGTCCCGGGCCGGCGCGGCTACCCCGGCTACCTGTACACCGACCTGGCCACCCTCTACGAGCGGGCCGGCCGTCAGGTGGGCAAGGACGGCTCCATCACCATGATCCCCATCCTCACCATGCCCGAGGACGACAAGACCCACCCCATCCCCGACCTGACCGGCTATATCACCGAGGGTCAGATCATCCTGTCCCGGGAGCTGTTCCGTAAGGGCGTCAATCCCCCTGTGGACGTGCTGCCCTCCCTGTCCCGTCTGAAAGACAAGGGCACCGGTGAGGGCAAGACCCGGGAGGACCACGCCGGCACCATGAACCAGCTCTTCGCCGCCTACGCCACCGGTAAGGAGAACAAGGAGCTGATGTCCATCCTGGGCGAGGCCGCTCTGTCTCCCACCGATTTGCTGTACGCCAAGTTCGCCGACGAGTTTGAGCGCCGCTATGTCTCCCAGGGGTCGGACGAGAACCGCTCCATCTTTGAGACGCTGGACCTGGGCTGGGACCTGCTTTCCATCCTGCCCACCGGCGAGTTGAAGCGAATCCGGCCTGAGTTTATCGCGAAGTATATGCCCAAAAAGGAACAAGGGGGGGTATAA
- the purA gene encoding Adenylosuccinate synthetase, giving the protein MVKAIVGANWGDEGKGKVTDLLAEQSDVVIRFQGGANAGHTIINDFGRFALHTLPSGVFYPHVTNVVGNGVALDIGKLAAELEQVEAQGVPAPRLIVSDRAQLLMPYHILQDTYEEGRLGGRAFGSTKSGIAPFYSDKYAKTGIQVCDLFDEKRLRERLTAAVELKNVLFQHLYHQPPVDADELMVQLLTLREQVRPWVGDTVSFVHRALEEGKTILLEGQLGSMKDPDLGIFPMTTSSHTLAGYGCVGASVPPTAIQDVICVTKAYSSCVGSHTEPFVSEVTGPEGDELRRRGGDHGEFGATTGRPRRVGWFDAVATKYGCMVQGATQAALTCLDVLGYLDEIPVCTGYEIDGQVTDTFPTTPALLRAKPVFTTLPGWRCDIRGCLEYRELPANARDYVDFLEARIGTPITMVSTGPKREEMAYRTPKI; this is encoded by the coding sequence ATGGTAAAAGCGATTGTAGGCGCCAACTGGGGCGATGAGGGGAAGGGCAAGGTCACCGACCTGCTGGCGGAGCAGTCCGACGTGGTCATCCGCTTTCAGGGAGGGGCCAACGCGGGGCACACCATCATCAATGATTTTGGGCGTTTTGCCCTGCATACGCTGCCCTCGGGGGTATTTTACCCCCATGTGACCAACGTGGTCGGCAACGGCGTGGCGCTGGACATCGGAAAGCTGGCCGCCGAGCTGGAGCAGGTGGAGGCCCAGGGGGTGCCCGCGCCGAGGCTGATTGTCTCTGACCGGGCCCAGCTGCTGATGCCCTACCACATCCTCCAGGACACCTATGAGGAGGGCCGGCTGGGGGGACGGGCCTTCGGCTCCACCAAGAGCGGTATCGCCCCCTTCTACTCCGACAAGTACGCCAAAACGGGCATACAGGTGTGCGACCTCTTCGACGAAAAACGGCTTCGGGAGCGGCTGACGGCGGCGGTGGAGCTGAAAAACGTCCTCTTTCAGCATCTGTACCACCAGCCGCCGGTGGATGCGGACGAGCTGATGGTACAGCTCCTGACCCTGCGGGAGCAGGTCCGGCCCTGGGTAGGGGACACGGTGTCCTTTGTCCACCGGGCCCTGGAGGAGGGCAAGACCATCCTGCTGGAGGGTCAGTTGGGCTCGATGAAGGACCCGGACCTGGGCATCTTCCCCATGACCACCTCCTCCCACACCTTGGCCGGATACGGTTGCGTGGGGGCCTCGGTGCCTCCCACCGCCATCCAGGACGTGATCTGCGTCACCAAGGCCTACTCCTCCTGCGTGGGCTCCCACACCGAGCCCTTTGTCAGCGAGGTCACCGGGCCGGAGGGGGACGAGCTGCGCCGCCGGGGGGGCGACCACGGGGAGTTCGGCGCGACCACCGGCCGTCCCCGCCGGGTAGGCTGGTTCGACGCGGTGGCCACCAAATACGGCTGTATGGTCCAGGGGGCCACCCAGGCGGCCCTCACCTGCCTGGATGTGCTGGGCTACCTGGACGAGATCCCCGTCTGCACCGGCTATGAGATCGACGGGCAGGTTACCGACACCTTCCCCACCACCCCCGCTTTGCTCCGGGCCAAGCCGGTGTTTACCACTCTCCCCGGCTGGCGCTGCGACATCCGGGGCTGTCTGGAGTATCGGGAGCTTCCCGCCAACGCCCGGGACTATGTGGACTTCCTGGAGGCCCGCATCGGGACCCCCATCACCATGGTCTCCACCGGCCCCAAGCGGGAGGAGATGGCCTACCGAACGCCAAAAATCTGA
- the atpE gene encoding V-type proton ATPase subunit E, with the protein MEGIEKITAKIAEDAQAEVNRLMAETGEKVKAIQTSAAAQAQQEANEIVEKGRMAASERLERLSSAAQMERRKLELSAKQEVLGEAFDLALSKLCALPEKDYIDLLTKLALEASSSGKERLIFSQKDRNKVGKQVVIAANEALVKERVPALPEEVTKSKVGAFVDKLVHSTTAAVTGAGMLTLAEETRDIQGGFIMVDGDVEINCAFETLVRLQREKLERKVADALFA; encoded by the coding sequence ATGGAAGGAATCGAAAAAATCACCGCCAAAATCGCCGAGGACGCTCAGGCCGAGGTCAACCGGCTGATGGCCGAGACCGGCGAGAAGGTGAAAGCCATCCAGACCAGCGCCGCGGCTCAGGCCCAGCAGGAGGCCAACGAGATCGTGGAGAAGGGCCGCATGGCCGCCAGCGAGCGGCTGGAGCGGCTGAGCTCCGCGGCCCAGATGGAGCGGCGCAAGCTGGAGCTGTCCGCCAAGCAGGAGGTGCTGGGCGAGGCCTTCGACCTGGCCCTGAGCAAGCTGTGCGCCCTGCCCGAGAAGGACTACATCGACCTGCTCACCAAGCTGGCTCTGGAGGCCAGCTCCTCCGGCAAGGAGCGGCTGATCTTCTCTCAGAAGGACCGGAACAAGGTGGGCAAGCAGGTGGTCATCGCCGCCAACGAGGCTCTGGTCAAGGAGCGGGTCCCCGCCCTGCCCGAGGAGGTCACCAAGAGCAAGGTGGGCGCGTTTGTGGATAAGCTGGTCCACAGCACCACCGCCGCCGTCACCGGCGCGGGGATGCTCACCCTGGCCGAGGAGACCCGGGATATCCAGGGCGGCTTCATCATGGTGGACGGCGACGTGGAGATCAACTGCGCCTTTGAGACCCTGGTCCGCCTCCAGCGGGAGAAGCTGGAGCGGAAGGTCGCCGACGCGCTGTTTGCGTAA
- the ntpD gene encoding V-type sodium ATPase subunit D, with protein MPSTTINPTRQELTRLKNRLRTSVRGHKLLKDKRDELMKQFMDVVRENRALRKRVEEGLMRAHGAFTVAAALMSPEMLEQSLLYPKQSVELDMTFQNIMSVDVPQYQFRTSSQDPGEVYPYAFAQTSGELDDAVDALSRVLSDMLRLAEVEKTSQLLAEEIEKTRRRVNALEYVKIPEMQANIKYITMKLDENERANTIRLMKVKDMILKEAIEEKRAETAHAVETFGGEAPQSV; from the coding sequence ATGCCTTCCACAACCATTAACCCCACCCGCCAGGAGCTGACCCGGCTGAAAAACCGCCTGCGCACCTCTGTCCGGGGGCACAAGCTGCTCAAGGACAAGCGGGACGAGCTGATGAAGCAGTTCATGGACGTGGTGCGGGAGAACCGGGCCCTGCGCAAGCGGGTGGAGGAGGGGCTGATGCGGGCCCACGGAGCTTTCACCGTGGCCGCCGCCCTCATGTCCCCGGAGATGCTGGAGCAGTCCCTGCTCTACCCCAAGCAGAGCGTGGAGCTGGACATGACCTTCCAGAACATCATGTCGGTGGATGTTCCCCAGTATCAATTCCGCACCAGCAGTCAGGACCCCGGCGAGGTCTACCCCTACGCCTTCGCCCAGACCAGCGGCGAGCTGGACGACGCGGTGGACGCCCTGTCCCGGGTGCTCAGCGATATGCTCCGGCTGGCTGAGGTGGAAAAGACCTCTCAGCTCCTGGCCGAGGAGATTGAGAAGACCCGCCGCCGGGTCAACGCCCTGGAGTATGTAAAAATCCCCGAGATGCAGGCCAACATCAAGTATATCACCATGAAGCTGGACGAGAACGAACGCGCCAACACCATCCGGCTGATGAAGGTGAAGGACATGATCCTGAAGGAGGCCATCGAAGAGAAGCGGGCTGAGACCGCCCACGCGGTGGAGACCTTTGGGGGAGAAGCGCCCCAATCTGTTTAA
- the ntpG gene encoding V-type sodium ATPase subunit G: MYKIAVMGDKDSVLGFKALGLEVCPVDSPEEGREALHRMAKENYAIIYMTEQLAAQLPQEIARYKDALTPAIILIPGKEGSLGIGMANVKTAVERAVGADIL, from the coding sequence ATGTATAAAATTGCCGTGATGGGCGATAAGGACAGCGTACTGGGCTTCAAGGCCCTGGGCCTGGAGGTCTGCCCTGTGGACTCCCCCGAGGAGGGCCGGGAGGCCCTCCACCGCATGGCGAAGGAGAACTACGCCATCATCTATATGACCGAGCAGCTGGCCGCCCAGCTCCCCCAGGAGATTGCCCGGTATAAGGATGCCCTCACCCCGGCCATCATTCTGATCCCCGGCAAGGAGGGCTCCCTGGGCATCGGTATGGCCAACGTCAAGACCGCCGTGGAACGCGCGGTCGGCGCGGATATTCTGTAA
- the fabG_2 gene encoding 3-oxoacyl-[acyl-carrier-protein] reductase FabG → MGVRAVPIQGDISVPAEAEELVRAAEAALGGLDAVVCNAGTALPQQLLTDTTADQWRALMGVDLDGMFYVLKAVIPGMVRRRRGAIVTVSSMWGVTGGSCEAPYSAAKAGVAGLTKALAKELGPSQIRVNCVAPGVIRTDMNGHLAPEDLAALAEETPLCRVGRPEEAAEAIFFLASDRASFITGQVLRVDGGMVI, encoded by the coding sequence TTGGGGGTGAGAGCGGTCCCCATTCAGGGGGACATTTCGGTCCCGGCGGAGGCGGAGGAGCTGGTCCGGGCGGCGGAAGCGGCCCTGGGCGGTCTGGACGCCGTGGTCTGCAACGCGGGGACGGCCCTGCCCCAGCAGCTGCTCACCGACACGACGGCGGACCAGTGGCGTGCCCTCATGGGCGTCGATCTGGACGGGATGTTCTACGTGCTGAAGGCCGTCATTCCTGGAATGGTCCGCCGCCGTCGGGGAGCCATTGTAACGGTGTCCTCCATGTGGGGGGTGACCGGCGGCTCCTGCGAGGCCCCCTACTCCGCCGCCAAGGCGGGGGTGGCCGGACTGACCAAGGCCCTGGCCAAGGAGCTGGGACCCTCTCAGATCCGAGTGAACTGCGTGGCCCCCGGTGTCATCCGCACGGATATGAACGGCCACCTTGCCCCCGAGGACCTGGCCGCGCTGGCGGAGGAGACCCCTCTGTGCCGGGTGGGACGGCCCGAGGAGGCGGCTGAGGCTATTTTTTTCCTGGCCTCGGACCGGGCCTCCTTCATCACCGGACAGGTGCTCCGGGTGGACGGCGGCATGGTAATTTAA
- the ntpC gene encoding V-type sodium ATPase subunit C, which translates to MSHRKKDTDYLVISARIRAMENKLLTRERMDRMIEARDDAEAMKSLAECGYAEGPLDAVLAQARAEVFKDMEQGTPDPRLVEVFQIKYDYHNAKTILKAQAMGSDPARLLLAGGRYDPKELWEGWQREALGSVSEPFKRAMTQAAAALAEGGDPQQADLILDRACYSEMAQLAKELESPFLQGYVRLSVDVANLRAAVRVHRMGREGDFLRQVLLPGGNASEQAIASARGDALGEVFRAGPLAQAAELGAKLAQPGGESLTAFERECDNALTAYLAAARRVPFGEETVIGYLYAKEQEFTAIRAIFAGRAAGLDGETIRSRLRETYV; encoded by the coding sequence TTGTCCCACCGCAAAAAAGATACGGATTATCTTGTCATCTCCGCCCGCATTCGGGCAATGGAAAACAAGCTGTTGACCCGGGAGCGGATGGACCGGATGATCGAGGCCCGGGACGACGCCGAGGCGATGAAAAGCCTGGCCGAGTGCGGCTACGCCGAGGGCCCCCTGGACGCCGTTCTGGCCCAGGCCCGGGCGGAGGTCTTTAAGGACATGGAGCAGGGGACGCCTGACCCCCGTCTGGTAGAGGTTTTTCAGATCAAGTATGACTACCACAACGCCAAGACCATCCTGAAGGCCCAGGCGATGGGCTCCGACCCGGCGCGGCTGCTGCTGGCCGGAGGCCGGTACGACCCCAAGGAGCTGTGGGAGGGCTGGCAGCGGGAGGCCCTGGGCTCGGTGAGCGAGCCCTTCAAGCGGGCCATGACCCAGGCCGCCGCCGCGCTGGCCGAGGGGGGCGACCCCCAGCAGGCCGATCTGATTCTGGACCGGGCCTGTTACAGCGAGATGGCCCAGCTGGCCAAGGAGCTGGAGAGCCCCTTCCTCCAGGGCTATGTCCGCCTGTCGGTGGACGTGGCCAATCTGCGGGCGGCTGTCCGGGTCCACCGCATGGGCCGGGAGGGCGACTTCCTGCGCCAGGTGCTGCTGCCCGGCGGAAACGCCTCCGAGCAGGCCATCGCCTCCGCCCGGGGGGACGCCCTGGGCGAGGTGTTCCGGGCCGGACCGCTGGCCCAGGCCGCTGAGCTGGGGGCCAAGCTGGCCCAGCCGGGAGGGGAGTCCCTCACCGCCTTCGAGCGGGAGTGCGACAACGCCCTGACCGCCTATCTGGCCGCCGCCCGCCGCGTCCCCTTCGGGGAGGAGACGGTCATCGGCTATCTGTACGCCAAAGAACAGGAGTTCACCGCCATCCGGGCCATCTTCGCCGGACGGGCGGCGGGATTGGATGGAGAGACCATCCGCTCCCGGCTCCGGGAAACCTATGTGTAA
- the ntpK gene encoding V-type sodium ATPase subunit K codes for MTDITLALEAQQLSTLFGGFGGLALALLGAGLAVGLSCVGSAKGTGIAGEAGTGLLSEDPSKSGKVMVLQLLPGTQGLYGMVVWFFAINSMGLLGGDFTVLLSEMTVSKGMAYFAACMPMALGGLLSAIAQGRVAAGSINILAKKPDDWSKGLILCGIVEFYAILSLLASMLMLLQF; via the coding sequence ATGACTGACATTACTCTGGCGCTGGAAGCGCAGCAATTGTCCACTCTCTTCGGCGGCTTCGGCGGCCTGGCCCTGGCCCTTTTGGGCGCTGGCCTGGCGGTCGGCCTGAGCTGCGTCGGCTCCGCCAAGGGCACCGGCATCGCCGGCGAGGCCGGTACCGGCCTGCTCAGCGAGGACCCCAGCAAGTCCGGTAAGGTTATGGTGCTCCAGCTGCTCCCCGGTACCCAGGGCCTGTACGGCATGGTGGTGTGGTTTTTCGCCATCAACAGCATGGGCCTGCTGGGCGGCGACTTCACCGTCCTGCTGTCCGAGATGACCGTCTCCAAGGGTATGGCTTACTTCGCCGCCTGCATGCCTATGGCGCTGGGCGGACTGCTCTCCGCCATCGCTCAGGGCCGCGTGGCCGCCGGTTCCATCAACATTCTGGCCAAAAAGCCCGACGACTGGTCCAAGGGCCTGATCCTGTGCGGCATCGTGGAGTTCTATGCCATTCTGTCCCTGCTGGCCTCCATGCTGATGCTGCTTCAGTTCTGA
- the dagK_2 gene encoding Diacylglycerol kinase: MDRLLFIYNPTSGTGQVKGALAHILDVFTKAGWITTSYPTQCAGDAARMARELGSQFDRVICAGGDGTLSEVAAGLLALENPPHLGYIPFGSTNDCAATLHLPKKPREAALVAAGTGVPAPMDIGFLNDRPFVYVAAFGAFTKVAYDTPQDLKNTFGHLAYIFAGIASLPTIAPYHIQVEYDGQSLEDDFYFGMVSNAQSIAGLKPPKVDQVVLDDGLFEVTLVKKPLSLADLADGLQALINLSPADRSGALVQFQARDLTFSCQQPIPWTVDGEFGGSQPVSRVVNRQKALQIIRGQ, encoded by the coding sequence ATGGACAGGCTTCTTTTTATTTACAATCCCACCTCCGGAACCGGACAGGTGAAGGGGGCGCTGGCTCATATTTTAGACGTGTTTACCAAGGCGGGGTGGATCACCACCTCCTACCCCACCCAGTGCGCCGGAGACGCCGCCCGGATGGCCCGGGAGCTGGGAAGCCAGTTCGACCGGGTAATCTGCGCCGGCGGGGACGGCACCCTCAGCGAGGTGGCCGCCGGCCTTCTGGCGCTGGAGAACCCGCCCCATCTGGGCTATATCCCCTTCGGCTCCACCAACGACTGCGCCGCCACCCTCCATCTGCCCAAAAAGCCCCGGGAGGCCGCTCTGGTGGCCGCCGGCACCGGCGTGCCCGCCCCTATGGACATCGGCTTTCTCAACGACCGGCCCTTTGTCTATGTAGCCGCTTTCGGGGCCTTCACCAAGGTGGCCTACGACACCCCCCAGGATCTGAAAAACACCTTCGGGCACCTGGCCTATATTTTCGCCGGGATCGCCTCCCTGCCCACCATCGCCCCCTACCACATCCAGGTGGAGTACGACGGCCAGTCCCTGGAGGACGACTTCTATTTCGGCATGGTGAGCAACGCCCAGTCCATCGCCGGGCTCAAGCCCCCCAAGGTGGACCAGGTGGTGCTGGACGACGGGCTCTTTGAGGTGACTCTGGTGAAAAAGCCCCTCAGCCTGGCCGACCTGGCAGACGGCCTCCAGGCCCTCATCAACCTCTCCCCCGCCGACCGCTCCGGGGCCCTGGTCCAATTTCAGGCCCGGGACCTCACCTTCTCCTGCCAGCAGCCCATCCCCTGGACGGTGGACGGGGAGTTCGGCGGAAGCCAGCCGGTCAGCCGGGTGGTCAACCGGCAGAAGGCCCTTCAAATTATACGCGGACAGTAA